A genomic segment from Vanacampus margaritifer isolate UIUO_Vmar chromosome 3, RoL_Vmar_1.0, whole genome shotgun sequence encodes:
- the sv2ca gene encoding synaptic vesicle glycoprotein 2Ca has product MEDTYNNRTSLVKGAKDMVKEAKRQATKKVNKVVDRAADEYSSHHNYSQFQDDADDDDDNEDFYRNPPRQDGEGYHDNDEGSSDATEGHDDEDEIYEGEYQGVPSTGDRKHKEGQVALGQPMSDAMRDRKELEQERQADEEELAQQYELIIQECGHGRFQWQLFLVLGLALMSDGVEVFVVGFVLPSAETDMCVPDSSSGWLGSIVYLGMMLGAFFWGGMSDKVGRRQCLLICMSTNGFFAFLSSFVQGYGVFLVCRLAAGFGIGGAVPIVFSFFAEVLSREKRGEHLSWLCMFWMIGEIYASAMAWAIIPHYGWSFSMGSAYQFHSWRVFVVVCALPCVCAVVALTFMPESPRFYLEVGKHDEAWMILKQIHDTNMRARGQPEKVFSVNRIKIPKQLDEFVELESESGNPVSKAIFRMKTEIHGIYLNLMKCFNYPMRENMIRLAIVWFTLSFGYYGLSVWFPDVIKHLQADEYASKVQIHNNERIEDFTFNFTLENQIHKNGLFIKDRFINMKLKSVTFVDSTFRNCHFDDVTSVGSYFHNCTFIDAFFFNTDIDDSKLIDGTEVVNSTFTHNKTGCQMTFDDDYSAYWVYFINFLGTLAVLPGNIVSALLMDKTGRLSMLGGSMVLSGISCFFLWFGTSESMMIFMLCLYNGLSISAWNSLDVVTTESFPTARRGTGFGFCNALCKMAAVLGNLIFGSLVGITKAIPILMASSVLVGGGLVSLRLPDSRANVLM; this is encoded by the exons ATGAGTATTCATCCCACCACAACTATTCACAATTCCAGGACGAtgcggacgacgacgacgacaacgaGGATTTCTACAGGAATCCACCTAGGCAAGATGGAGAGGGTTACCATGACAACGACGAGGGCTCCAGCGACGCCACTGAAGGCCACGACGATGAGGACGAGATCTACGAGGGCGAGTACCAGGGGGTTCCCTCCACTGGTGACAGGAAGCATAAGGAGGGCCAAGTGGCCCTTGGGCAACCCATGTCGGACGCGATGAGGGACCGAAAGGAGCTGGAGCAGGAGCGACAGGCGGATGAGGAAGAGCTGGCGCAGCAGTACGAGCTCATCATCCAAGAGTGCGGCCACGGGAGGTTCCAGTGGCAGCTGTTCCTGGTTCTCGGACTGGCCCTCATGTCGGATGGCGTCGAGGTGTTCGTGGTGGGCTTTGTGCTTCCAAGCGCTGAAACAGACATGTGCGTACCTGATTCCAGCTCAGGATGGTTGG GGAGCATCGTTTACCTGGGGATGATGCTGGGAGCGTTCTTTTGGGGAGGAATGTCGGACAAAGTGGGCCGCAGACAGTGCCTCCTCATTTGCATGTCCACAAACGGCTTCTTCGCCTTCCTGTCGTCTTTCGTCCAGGGATACGGCGTCTTCCTTGTTTGTCGCCTCGCCGCAGGGTTCGG GATAGGAGGTGCAGTGCCCattgttttctctttctttgCCGAGGTTTTATCGAGGGAGAAAAGAGGAGAACATTTGAGCTGGCTGTGTATGTTTTGGATGATTGGCGAGATCTACGCATCCGCCATGGCGTGGGCCATTATCCCGCATTATG GATGGAGTTTCAGCATGGGCTCAGCATACCAGTTCCACAGTTGGAGAGTGTTTGTGGTGGTCTGCGCTCtgccttgtgtgtgtgcggtggTCGCACTTACTTTCATGCCCGAAAGCCCTAGATTTTACCTTGAG GTGGGGAAGCACGACGAAGCCTGGATGATCCTCAAACAAATCCACGACACCAACATGAGAGCGCGTGGGCAGCCGGAGAAAGTCTTCAGC GTTAACAGGATAAAGATCCCAAAGCAGCTTGATGAATTTGTCGAACTGGAGTCTGAATCCGGAAATCCAGTTTCCAAGGCTATTTTCCGGATGAAGACTGAAATCCATGGG ATCTACCTGAATCTCATGAAGTGTTTCAACTACCCTATGCGAGAAAATATGATACGACTGGCCATAGTGTGGTTCACGCTGTCTTTCGG GTATTAtggtctgtctgtctggttcCCTGATGTCATCAAACACCTCCAGGCAGACGAATATGCCTCCAAAGTGCAAATCCACAACAATGAACGCATTGAAGACTTCACCTTCAACTTTACCCTTGAGAaccaaatacacaaaaatggaCTTTTCATCAAGGATCG ATTCATCAACATGAAACTCAAATCCGTCACCTTTGTTGACTCAACCTTTCGTAACTGCCATTTCGATGACGTCACATCGGTGGGATCCTATTTCCATAACTGCACTTTCATCGATGCATTCTTCTTTAATACAG ACATCGACGACTCAAAGCTGATTGACGGCACTGAGGTGGTCAACAGCACGTTCACCCACAACAAGACGGGATGCCAGATGACATTTGATGATGATTACAGCGCCTACTGGGTTTACTTCATCAACTTCTTGGGAACTTTGGCCGTTCTACCTGGGAACATCGTGTCTGCTCTTCTCATGGATAAAACAGGCCGTCTGTCCATGTTAG GTGGCTCCATGGTGTTGTCAGGCATCAGCTGCTTCTTCTTGTGGTTTGGCACCAGTGAGTCCATGATGATTTTCATGCTGTGCCTTTACAACGGCCTGAGTATTTCTGCCTGGAACTCTCTGGACGTGGTCACAACGGAATCTTTTCCGACTGCCAGGAG AGGAACAGGCTTTGGATTCTGCAACGCCCTGTGTAAGATGGCTGCCGTCTTGGGGAACCTGATTTTCGGTTCTCTGGTTGGCATCACAAAGGCCATCCCCATCCTGATGGCCTCATCAGTTCTCGTGGGAGGAGGTCTGGTCAGCCTCCGGTTGCCTGACAGCAGGGCGAATGTCCTCATGTAA